The genomic segment TCCACCGCCGCTTCCCCCTCCCGATGAATCGCTTCCCCCAAAACTTATTGATGAGCTTTCATTTGGAGAATAATTTTTTGTTGTTTCAAATGACGAATGTAAATTTTTATCTAGATTAAAAAATGAATCCATATCCCCTTCAAACCATAAAATTTGAGTGTTGAAATGTATGTATATTTTTAACCTTCTTCAAGTAATCTGTTAAATAATTTTAAAGTCGCTTTTACGTCTTCTAAAGCGTTATGATAATTTATATTTTTTCTTCCAAAAAAAAATGCTATCGCCTCTTCAAGACGGGGCATTTTCTTTTTTTCAAGCACTACAACGTCGGCGGCGTAATACATTGTGTCAAATATAGGAATATCAATTATGTTCGGATAATGATTAATTCTTTCAAGCTCTCTTTTCATTACGCCGAAATCATATAAAACATTATGTCCCACAACCATATCGAGAGAATTAAAAATATTTAAAATTTCATCTTTTTTTTCTTTAAAGGTCGGCTTGTCTTTCAGCTCTTCCTGAGAAATTTTATGAACGCCGAAAGCTTCTTCTGAAATTTTAGCTTCAGGATTTAGCAGTTCGTAAATTTCTTTTGTGCTCAAATCTTGCATATCC from the Lebetimonas sp. JH292 genome contains:
- a CDS encoding exonuclease domain-containing protein — encoded protein: MNLPPKTETLRKASVFNKETRKKAYEKLKNDKTYLIKCLREDIKENVIFRNYNDYLISVVLEEENKMERFKPFPRQKAFSSKDFLRYYINDLKKTPKENKIKKIGGFDTETTDITGYVISYAIVIQDMQDLSTKEIYELLNPEAKISEEAFGVHKISQEELKDKPTFKEKKDEILNIFNSLDMVVGHNVLYDFGVMKRELERINHYPNIIDIPIFDTMYYAADVVVLEKKKMPRLEEAIAFFFGRKNINYHNALEDVKATLKLFNRLLEEG